One window of the Lactobacillus sp. PV034 genome contains the following:
- the rpsK gene encoding 30S ribosomal protein S11 codes for MAAKKTARKRRVKKHVENGVAHIHSTFNNTLVMITDVQGNAVAWSSAGALGFKGSRKSTPFAAQMAAEAAAKSAMDQGMKHVEVSVKGPGAGREAAIRALQAAGLEITAIRDVTPVPHNGSRPPKRRRV; via the coding sequence GAAAACAGCACGTAAACGTCGTGTAAAGAAGCATGTCGAAAACGGCGTTGCTCACATTCATTCTACGTTTAATAACACATTAGTTATGATTACTGATGTACAAGGTAACGCAGTTGCATGGTCATCAGCTGGTGCTTTGGGCTTTAAAGGTAGTCGTAAGTCTACTCCATTTGCTGCACAAATGGCTGCAGAAGCTGCTGCAAAGTCAGCAATGGATCAAGGCATGAAGCATGTAGAAGTTTCAGTTAAAGGACCAGGTGCTGGACGTGAAGCTGCTATTCGAGCACTTCAAGCTGCTGGACTTGAAATCACTGCTATTCGTGACGTAACTCCAGTACCACACAATGGTTCCAGACCACCAAAACGTCGTCGTGTCTAG
- a CDS encoding DNA-directed RNA polymerase subunit alpha — protein MIEFQKPNITVVDQEESYGKIVVEPLERGFGTTLGNSLRRVLLTSIPGTALSYVQIDGVLHEFSTIPGVKEDVTKIILNLKKLELKSLSDEEKIAEIDVTGPAIVTAADLKVDSDIEVLNPDQYICTIAEGGHLQMNIAIKNGRGYVPASENKREDMPIGVIPVDSLFSPIKKVNYQVENTRVGKRDDYDKLTLEIWTNSSITPNDALSFASKILQEHFKVFMSTDMGAQLEDVMVEKEDNKNEKKLEMTIEELDLSVRSYNSLKRAGINTVQELTDKSEADMMRVRNLGRKSLEEVKNKLNDLGLSLRQED, from the coding sequence ATGATTGAATTTCAAAAACCAAATATTACCGTTGTTGATCAGGAAGAATCATACGGTAAAATTGTTGTCGAACCATTGGAACGCGGTTTTGGTACTACTTTAGGTAACTCACTCCGTCGTGTTTTGTTAACTTCTATTCCGGGAACGGCACTTTCTTACGTCCAAATTGATGGCGTATTGCATGAATTCTCTACAATTCCTGGCGTGAAAGAAGACGTCACAAAAATAATTCTTAATTTGAAGAAACTAGAGTTAAAGTCACTCTCAGATGAAGAAAAGATTGCAGAGATTGATGTAACTGGCCCTGCTATTGTTACAGCAGCTGATTTGAAAGTTGATTCAGATATTGAAGTTTTAAATCCTGATCAATACATTTGTACTATTGCTGAAGGTGGACACTTGCAAATGAATATTGCTATCAAAAATGGTAGAGGATATGTTCCAGCAAGTGAAAATAAGAGAGAGGATATGCCAATTGGTGTTATTCCTGTTGATTCTCTCTTCTCACCTATTAAAAAGGTCAACTACCAAGTCGAGAATACTCGTGTTGGTAAGAGAGACGATTATGACAAATTAACTTTGGAAATTTGGACTAATAGTTCAATCACACCAAATGATGCCCTTAGTTTTGCTTCTAAGATTTTACAAGAACACTTTAAGGTATTTATGTCTACTGATATGGGTGCACAACTTGAAGATGTTATGGTTGAAAAAGAAGACAATAAGAATGAAAAGAAACTTGAGATGACTATTGAAGAGTTAGATCTTTCTGTTCGTTCTTACAACAGTCTTAAACGTGCAGGAATTAACACTGTACAAGAATTAACCGATAAATCTGAGGCAGACATGATGCGTGTTAGAAACTTAGGACGTAAATCATTAGAAGAAGTAAAGAATAAACTTAACGATCTTGGTCTTTCACTTCGTCAAGAAGATTAA
- the rplQ gene encoding 50S ribosomal protein L17: MAYRKLGRDSAHRKAMLRELTTQLIMNERIVTTETRAKELRKTAEKMITLGKRGDLNARRKAATFVRNEVADIHEEGDAVVVKSALQKLFSDIAPRYKDRNGGYTRMYKLANPRKGDAAPMVIIELV; the protein is encoded by the coding sequence ATGGCTTACCGCAAATTAGGTCGTGATAGTGCTCACAGAAAAGCAATGCTTAGAGAGTTAACTACTCAGTTAATTATGAATGAACGTATTGTTACTACTGAAACACGTGCTAAAGAATTACGTAAAACCGCCGAAAAAATGATTACCTTAGGTAAACGTGGCGATTTAAACGCAAGAAGAAAAGCAGCAACTTTTGTTCGTAACGAAGTTGCAGATATTCATGAAGAAGGTGATGCAGTAGTAGTTAAATCAGCTTTACAAAAGTTGTTTAGCGATATTGCACCACGCTACAAAGACCGTAATGGTGGTTATACTAGAATGTATAAACTTGCTAACCCACGTAAGGGTGACGCTGCACCAATGGTTATCATTGAATTAGTTTAA
- a CDS encoding energy-coupling factor transporter ATPase, with protein MAKEIIKVNNISFTYKDTDKKALNNISFSVDRGEWISIVGHNGSGKSTLSKILNGLLLADNNNESSVIIDGLPMNEKNVWKIRDKIGIVFQNPDNEFVGATVEDDVAFGLENRNVDREKMIRIVSHVLDEVNMLDFKKTEPQNLSGGQKQRVAIAGILAVDPEIIILDEATSMLDPEGRKDVLSLIRDLQDKKNITVLSITHSIEEIEKSDRILVLNKGKLLRFSRPDEIFTDQVLIKNAGLQLPFIYQLKNNLREKGLFIPSNISSEEELVEYLCR; from the coding sequence ATGGCCAAGGAAATAATTAAAGTAAATAATATTAGTTTTACCTATAAAGATACTGATAAAAAAGCTCTCAATAATATATCTTTTTCTGTGGATAGAGGAGAGTGGATATCTATCGTGGGACATAATGGTTCTGGGAAATCAACATTATCAAAAATTTTAAATGGCTTGTTACTGGCTGATAATAACAACGAATCTTCAGTTATTATCGATGGCCTCCCCATGAATGAAAAAAATGTATGGAAGATTAGAGATAAAATTGGTATTGTATTTCAAAATCCTGACAATGAATTTGTAGGCGCAACTGTGGAAGATGATGTTGCATTTGGTTTAGAAAATCGTAATGTTGACAGAGAAAAGATGATACGAATAGTCTCGCATGTACTTGATGAAGTAAACATGCTTGATTTCAAAAAAACAGAACCTCAAAATCTTTCAGGTGGACAGAAACAGCGGGTAGCTATTGCAGGTATCTTAGCCGTTGATCCGGAAATCATAATTTTGGACGAGGCAACTAGTATGCTTGATCCTGAAGGTAGGAAAGATGTATTGTCCTTAATTAGAGATTTACAAGACAAAAAGAATATTACTGTTCTTTCAATTACTCATAGTATTGAAGAAATCGAAAAGTCGGATCGGATTTTAGTATTAAATAAAGGTAAATTACTCAGGTTTTCTAGACCAGATGAGATATTTACTGATCAGGTACTCATTAAAAATGCCGGACTGCAATTACCATTTATTTATCAATTGAAGAATAATTTAAGGGAAAAGGGACTGTTTATTCCATCTAATATTAGTAGTGAGGAGGAGTTGGTTGAGTATTTATGTCGATAA
- a CDS encoding energy-coupling factor transporter ATPase, which yields MSINFKNVNYTYNSNTPIAHTALTDINLTIKDNIVTALVGHTGSGKSTLLQLLDGLLKPTSGEINVNDFILKSKTKNKGLKPLRKEIGIVFQYPETQLFAETVLEDVMFGPKNFGYSDKEAEATARKWLKRVGIDEDLFQHSPFDLSGGQMRRVAIAGVLAYEPNILCLDEPAAGLDPSGKAEIFSIFKEYQREDHGIILVSHDMNDVANFADEVVVMDHGKVASHDKVQNIFLDPEWLIRHHLNEPESISFALKLRNRGLDISPALNVKDLAEEIINEVGENLNE from the coding sequence ATGTCGATAAATTTTAAGAATGTAAATTATACTTATAATTCCAATACACCGATTGCTCATACAGCACTAACAGATATAAATTTGACTATCAAGGATAATATAGTCACTGCCCTGGTTGGTCACACGGGAAGTGGAAAATCGACTCTATTACAACTTCTTGATGGTTTGTTAAAGCCAACAAGTGGGGAAATTAACGTAAATGATTTTATTTTAAAGAGTAAGACGAAAAATAAAGGATTAAAACCATTAAGAAAAGAAATAGGAATAGTATTTCAATATCCCGAGACGCAATTATTTGCTGAAACAGTTTTAGAAGATGTCATGTTTGGACCTAAAAATTTTGGTTATTCAGATAAGGAAGCAGAGGCAACTGCAAGAAAATGGTTAAAGCGAGTTGGCATAGATGAGGATTTATTTCAGCATTCTCCATTTGACCTTTCGGGTGGGCAAATGAGACGAGTGGCTATTGCAGGCGTGCTCGCATATGAGCCAAATATTTTATGTTTAGATGAACCTGCAGCTGGTTTAGATCCTTCGGGTAAAGCGGAAATATTTTCGATTTTTAAGGAATATCAACGTGAGGACCATGGGATTATTCTAGTAAGCCATGATATGAATGATGTTGCAAATTTTGCAGATGAAGTAGTTGTAATGGATCATGGGAAAGTGGCAAGTCATGATAAAGTACAAAATATCTTTTTAGATCCAGAATGGTTGATTAGACATCACTTAAACGAGCCTGAAAGTATTTCCTTTGCTTTAAAACTGAGAAACAGGGGATTAGATATTTCTCCAGCTTTAAATGTTAAAGATTTAGCGGAAGAAATTATCAACGAAGTAGGTGAGAATCTAAATGAGTAA
- a CDS encoding energy-coupling factor transporter transmembrane component T family protein, with product MSKIIVGRYIPGNSIVYKMDPRGKILACFLFIVVIFLANNWLTYALITIFTFLAVIATGLRPKTFWDGVRPFVWIIFFTALLQLFFSPGGKIYWQWTVFSISSYGIVSSIYLFIRFLMIILISTVLTVTTTSLQIADGIEWILNPLKYIKVPVAEIALVLSIALRFVPTLMDETVKIANAQRARGADFSNGSLIQRAKAVIPILIPLFTNSLTVALDLATAMESRGYRENSVRSRYRVLKWTKYDLLNLGFFLLLVLLLIIFRTK from the coding sequence ATGAGTAAAATAATTGTTGGACGTTATATCCCAGGAAATTCAATTGTTTATAAAATGGATCCTCGAGGAAAAATTTTAGCTTGTTTTTTGTTTATTGTAGTAATATTTTTAGCTAATAATTGGCTTACTTATGCTCTCATTACAATTTTTACATTTTTAGCTGTAATTGCTACTGGATTGAGACCAAAGACTTTTTGGGATGGTGTTAGACCATTTGTCTGGATAATCTTCTTTACTGCTTTGTTGCAATTGTTTTTTTCTCCAGGAGGGAAAATTTATTGGCAATGGACTGTTTTTAGCATTAGCTCTTATGGAATAGTGAGTTCGATTTATCTCTTTATTCGTTTCTTAATGATCATCTTGATTTCAACTGTTTTAACGGTAACCACGACGTCTTTACAAATAGCTGATGGTATTGAATGGATTCTCAACCCATTGAAATATATAAAAGTTCCTGTTGCGGAGATTGCCTTAGTTCTTTCAATTGCTTTACGCTTTGTACCGACCCTAATGGACGAAACAGTAAAAATTGCGAATGCCCAGAGAGCGCGGGGAGCAGACTTTAGTAATGGCTCATTAATACAAAGAGCCAAAGCTGTTATTCCTATTTTGATTCCACTATTTACTAACTCATTGACAGTAGCATTAGATTTAGCAACTGCAATGGAATCAAGAGGATACCGAGAAAATAGCGTTAGAAGCCGATATAGAGTTTTAAAATGGACTAAGTATGATTTACTTAATCTGGGCTTTTTTTTACTTCTAGTGCTTTTATTGATTATATTTAGGACAAAGTAA
- the truA gene encoding tRNA pseudouridine(38-40) synthase TruA, producing MTRYKMTMAYDGHLFHGFQKQPNQRTVQGTIEETLEKMTKGKRVVVHGSGRTDAGVHAKGQVIHFDYPDKENKVIPAKNMMLAINSQMPTDIVFFESEIVDQDFHVQYSTKGKWYRYIVDQHHFTDPFNRFYTGHFPYPVNVDLMRQASKDLLGYHDFSSFAASGGQIVDKRRTIYYVNIEQDPERKEIIIDFIGSGFLYNMVRIMVAALLEIGNGKRPVHDLKRVIEAKDRQEVRGTAPASGLYLYHVFYEEVPEKYRLDHKIY from the coding sequence ATGACACGATACAAAATGACTATGGCATATGATGGCCATTTATTTCATGGATTTCAAAAACAACCTAATCAACGTACGGTTCAAGGTACGATTGAAGAGACATTAGAAAAAATGACTAAGGGAAAACGAGTTGTTGTTCATGGATCTGGAAGAACTGATGCTGGTGTTCATGCAAAAGGACAAGTAATACATTTTGATTATCCCGATAAAGAAAATAAAGTTATTCCTGCTAAAAATATGATGTTAGCCATTAATTCACAAATGCCAACTGATATAGTTTTTTTTGAAAGTGAAATTGTAGATCAGGATTTTCATGTCCAGTATTCTACAAAAGGAAAATGGTATCGTTACATTGTTGATCAACATCATTTTACAGATCCCTTTAATCGCTTCTATACAGGACATTTTCCTTATCCTGTAAATGTAGATTTGATGAGACAAGCAAGTAAGGATTTACTTGGGTATCATGATTTTTCAAGTTTTGCGGCAAGCGGTGGACAAATAGTAGATAAGCGTAGAACTATTTACTATGTTAATATTGAGCAAGATCCAGAGAGGAAAGAAATCATTATTGATTTTATTGGAAGTGGATTTTTGTACAATATGGTGCGTATCATGGTAGCTGCACTATTAGAAATTGGAAATGGAAAAAGACCTGTGCATGATTTAAAACGGGTAATTGAAGCTAAAGATCGTCAAGAAGTGCGGGGAACAGCTCCTGCAAGTGGGCTTTATCTCTATCATGTATTTTATGAAGAAGTACCAGAAAAATATCGTTTAGACCATAAAATATATTGA
- the rplM gene encoding 50S ribosomal protein L13, with protein sequence MRTTPLAKTSDINRKWYVIDATDISLGRLSAAVASILRGKNKPQYTPNVDTGDNVIVINAGKLKLTGKKATDKIYYHHSDYRGGLKATPAGELLANNPVRLVEMSVKGMLPKNTLGHQQFMKLHVYAGEDHEHAAQKPEKLDINK encoded by the coding sequence TTGCGTACTACCCCATTAGCAAAAACTAGTGATATTAATCGTAAGTGGTATGTTATCGATGCAACTGATATTTCACTTGGTCGATTATCTGCTGCTGTAGCATCAATTTTAAGAGGTAAGAATAAGCCTCAATATACACCAAATGTTGATACTGGTGACAACGTTATCGTTATTAACGCTGGTAAATTGAAATTGACTGGTAAGAAAGCAACTGATAAGATTTACTACCACCACTCAGACTACCGTGGCGGTTTAAAGGCTACTCCAGCTGGTGAATTATTAGCCAACAATCCTGTAAGATTAGTTGAAATGTCTGTTAAAGGCATGTTACCAAAGAATACCCTTGGTCACCAACAATTTATGAAGTTACATGTTTACGCTGGTGAAGACCACGAACATGCAGCACAAAAGCCTGAAAAGTTAGACATTAACAAATAA
- the rpsI gene encoding 30S ribosomal protein S9, giving the protein MAQQAAYAGTGRRKDSVARVRLVPGNGKITVNKKDINDYIPFPILVKDLKQPLDITETEGQYDILVNVNGGGYSGQAGAIRLGIARALLEVDPDFRAPLKKAGMLTRDPRMKERKKPGLKKARKASQFSKR; this is encoded by the coding sequence ATGGCACAACAAGCAGCTTATGCTGGAACTGGTCGCCGCAAGGATTCTGTTGCGCGCGTACGCTTAGTACCAGGTAATGGTAAGATTACTGTAAATAAAAAAGATATTAATGATTACATTCCTTTCCCAATTTTAGTTAAGGATTTGAAGCAACCATTAGACATTACTGAAACTGAAGGTCAATACGACATTTTAGTTAACGTTAATGGTGGTGGTTACTCTGGTCAAGCTGGTGCAATTCGTCTTGGTATTGCACGTGCACTTTTAGAAGTTGACCCAGATTTCCGTGCTCCTTTGAAGAAGGCCGGTATGTTAACTCGTGATCCAAGAATGAAGGAAAGAAAGAAGCCAGGTTTGAAGAAGGCCCGCAAAGCTTCACAATTCTCAAAACGTTAA
- a CDS encoding lantibiotic immunity ABC transporter MutE/EpiE family permease subunit, which translates to MFKTISSEWLKNKRTIVRKLVWFFPLLVVIMATLLFMSTGYVVQTIVNQWSIIWVNFFLALIIGLIDRHEKNSTEYKMILSSPINLFNYELGRILHGVLLSFIATVVLSALILLESCFMTITVPVVFCIIALFGIFITSLWEIPFYIWLSRVTNLYFSIGVAFIGSILGIFIAPTAFGKVFPFTWIDLMPVSLIKMNVNGLIVKDPTVLSNNYWTLGTSIILFIVLSFLSARSFKKQVIEHA; encoded by the coding sequence ATGTTTAAAACTATTTCTAGTGAATGGTTAAAGAACAAAAGAACGATAGTTAGGAAGTTAGTTTGGTTTTTCCCGCTTTTAGTTGTAATTATGGCAACTCTTCTTTTTATGTCTACAGGTTATGTAGTTCAAACGATTGTTAATCAATGGAGTATTATTTGGGTGAATTTCTTTCTAGCTTTAATTATTGGCTTAATTGATCGACATGAAAAAAATAGTACAGAATATAAAATGATATTAAGTTCACCTATAAATTTATTTAATTATGAATTAGGTAGAATACTTCATGGAGTTCTCCTATCATTTATAGCAACAGTTGTACTAAGTGCTCTGATTCTCTTAGAAAGTTGTTTTATGACTATAACAGTGCCTGTCGTATTTTGCATTATTGCATTATTTGGCATTTTTATTACTTCTCTTTGGGAAATACCATTTTATATATGGCTAAGCCGAGTAACTAATTTATATTTTTCCATTGGAGTTGCTTTTATAGGAAGCATACTTGGTATTTTTATTGCACCAACAGCTTTTGGAAAAGTATTTCCATTTACTTGGATTGATTTAATGCCAGTTTCATTAATTAAAATGAATGTTAATGGATTAATTGTAAAAGACCCTACAGTTCTTTCCAATAACTATTGGACACTGGGAACCTCAATTATTTTGTTTATCGTATTAAGCTTTTTAAGTGCCAGATCTTTTAAAAAGCAGGTGATAGAGCATGCTTAA
- a CDS encoding ABC transporter permease: MLKKIVGAEIMKMRRSFLLFLHLIILILFPLAVGMYYGNRKDSITSASMVIIFFEILSISSPILISIVVSSVFDREEKAGKFKNWLTEPVKKGIVVQDQLYYYWGLYGVEIIGTSLIYYLVLRLNSVNNVSFLKLIGVSIVFALCGLAQYELAQCAALKWNIGGTLTIGFFGTVISLLSITSLFDIVWPIIPWAWQMRLITFWQPGISWDLIKLVMIEYLIPLIFTILIILFSKWYFNRWEGK, encoded by the coding sequence ATGCTTAAAAAAATAGTTGGAGCAGAAATAATGAAAATGAGACGTAGTTTTTTATTGTTTCTACATTTAATAATATTAATTTTATTTCCACTTGCTGTAGGGATGTATTATGGAAACAGAAAAGATAGTATTACATCAGCTAGCATGGTAATCATTTTCTTTGAGATTTTGTCTATTTCCTCACCTATTTTAATTAGCATAGTAGTTTCTTCAGTATTTGATCGTGAAGAAAAGGCAGGAAAGTTTAAAAATTGGTTAACTGAGCCAGTAAAAAAAGGGATAGTAGTTCAAGATCAACTTTATTATTATTGGGGCCTATACGGAGTTGAGATTATTGGTACTAGCTTAATTTATTACTTGGTTCTAAGACTAAATTCAGTAAATAATGTTTCGTTTTTGAAATTAATAGGGGTGAGTATAGTTTTTGCATTATGTGGACTAGCTCAGTATGAACTGGCACAATGTGCAGCTTTAAAATGGAATATTGGTGGAACGCTAACTATTGGATTTTTCGGAACAGTAATTTCGTTGTTAAGTATAACAAGTTTATTTGATATAGTTTGGCCAATAATTCCATGGGCTTGGCAAATGCGATTGATTACTTTTTGGCAACCAGGCATAAGTTGGGATTTAATAAAATTAGTGATGATTGAATATCTTATTCCTTTAATTTTTACAATATTAATAATTTTATTTAGTAAATGGTATTTTAATAGATGGGAAGGAAAGTAA
- a CDS encoding NmrA family NAD(P)-binding protein has protein sequence MKYLITGATGNLGRRVTEWLATFTAPENIKAGVHNPAHGKFLDKLSVEKVKIDYQQRDTLKNAFKGIDLVIYIPSKTYKLNDRIAEFENVLAAAKENKSSLIFVSFFADQENNPFVMSPFYAYVPRRLAGAGIKYTIVKNTLYADPLVPYLSELIQRHHVIYPVGAQPLSFITQNDSAHAIAKLAVEPEFRDQGQTYLLSMEHNFNMVELSYIMQNVTEKTITYQPVSLEKFAQIYAAEGDGSELSSMYAGGAMGLLKATSDDFHRITGREPEDMEHFLRNGYQISKLSSFEKEQL, from the coding sequence ATGAAATACTTAATTACCGGTGCAACTGGAAATCTTGGACGTCGAGTAACTGAATGGTTGGCAACATTTACAGCGCCGGAAAATATTAAGGCTGGTGTGCATAATCCAGCTCATGGAAAATTCTTAGATAAATTATCTGTGGAAAAAGTAAAAATAGATTATCAACAAAGAGACACCTTGAAGAATGCTTTTAAAGGAATTGATTTGGTTATCTATATTCCAAGTAAGACTTATAAATTAAATGATCGCATCGCTGAGTTTGAAAATGTTTTGGCAGCTGCCAAAGAGAACAAATCTTCTCTTATTTTTGTAAGTTTCTTTGCAGATCAAGAAAATAATCCGTTTGTCATGTCCCCATTTTATGCTTATGTGCCGCGTCGCTTAGCGGGGGCAGGAATCAAGTACACAATTGTAAAAAATACTTTGTATGCCGATCCCTTAGTACCGTATTTATCTGAATTAATTCAGCGACACCATGTAATCTATCCTGTAGGAGCTCAGCCTTTATCTTTTATTACTCAAAATGATAGTGCACATGCAATTGCCAAGCTTGCAGTAGAGCCTGAATTTCGTGATCAAGGACAAACTTATTTGTTAAGTATGGAGCATAATTTTAATATGGTGGAATTAAGCTATATTATGCAAAATGTCACTGAAAAGACTATTACTTATCAGCCAGTTAGTTTAGAAAAATTTGCCCAAATTTATGCGGCTGAAGGTGATGGCTCAGAACTATCATCAATGTATGCGGGAGGAGCAATGGGACTATTAAAAGCTACTTCCGATGATTTTCATCGCATAACTGGTCGTGAGCCGGAAGATATGGAACATTTCTTACGCAACGGTTATCAAATTTCTAAATTAAGTTCTTTCGAGAAAGAACAATTATAA
- a CDS encoding DJ-1 family glyoxalase III, with protein MTKVAVVFADGCEEVEGLSVVDVIRRLNVQCDMVGLDKKGIMGAHNIKITCDKVVDDSLLDYDLVAFPGGTVGAHNLRDDDKLKDIMVKRHEEGKWDAAMCAAPIALGRYGILKDTNYTCYPGFQDEIQEECPSAKFSEDITITDEEHKVITSRGPATAWAYSYAIARALGIDPSQLEKAMLYDYLAKNIKDSL; from the coding sequence ATGACTAAAGTTGCTGTAGTCTTTGCAGATGGCTGTGAAGAAGTTGAAGGTCTGAGTGTTGTCGACGTAATTCGCCGTTTAAACGTCCAATGTGATATGGTGGGACTTGATAAAAAAGGTATTATGGGTGCTCATAATATTAAGATTACTTGTGATAAAGTTGTGGATGATTCTTTATTAGATTACGATCTTGTAGCATTTCCTGGTGGAACTGTTGGTGCCCACAACTTACGCGATGATGATAAGTTAAAAGATATTATGGTTAAACGCCATGAAGAAGGTAAGTGGGATGCTGCAATGTGTGCTGCACCAATTGCTTTAGGTAGATATGGTATCTTAAAAGATACTAATTATACTTGTTACCCAGGTTTTCAAGATGAAATTCAGGAAGAATGTCCAAGTGCTAAATTTAGCGAAGACATTACTATTACTGACGAAGAACACAAGGTAATTACAAGCCGTGGTCCTGCTACTGCTTGGGCATATAGTTATGCGATTGCCAGAGCCTTGGGAATTGACCCAAGTCAACTAGAAAAAGCTATGTTATACGACTATCTTGCAAAGAATATTAAAGATAGCTTATAA